In Edaphobacter aggregans, the sequence CGCAATCACAGCCATCTTCGTTGCTACGCTTGGCCAACAGGCTTCTCAGTTCCTTTGGGCAGGATCTGACATCAACCTGAGTTTGGAGGTACGCGGGGTTAGCCGTAACGGTAAGCTCTGTTAGCTCTAAAGCCTCAACAGTTCTTATCGCCGTGCCCTTGTCATCCTTCCACGAATCTCGCGTGCAATAGAATCCAAACGAGCAACCTGCCGTGTCGCCACGTTCAATCGAAATAGCAAGATCGTTTGCATACGATTGCCGCGTATCAATCGGACAAGTGAAGCTGACTCCCTTTGAATCAGTTGTGAGCCTTAGATTGCCTGCACGAGTCGAGCCTAAAATCTGCCCACTGTCATGGTTGTGAAGGAGCAGAACGTTCTTACCGCTATTGAGTGTGTCAGTCACAGCATCAGGCGAAATCACTTCTCTGAAGTTGCCTAAATCCTGACTGCGTTGATTGAACACAATTGCACGGCCTGATAACGTCCTCTTTCCATCTGCGGCCGGTTTGGAGATTCGTAACTCCTCTACTGGCAGATGGCGAAGTTCTTTGTTATTCATCTTTTTGTCCTTCGTTAGAGTCTGCTGGAGCTAATCCAGAGTCAGGCCCAACAGGTTCATCCTGAATCGACTGGGTATCCAGTAGCGTCTCCGCGTTCTGATAGTTCACAGGTACGCGGTATGCGTTCAAGCACTCAGGACCGGGATTGAGATTCAATGCATGTCGTACCTCTGCAGGACTCAGCCATCCCCCTTGTACGCCAGCAGTGAACGCTGCGGACTCAGCTACAGAGTCACCGCGAGTAAGTTCAGTGGTATCGAACTCCACGTCATAGTTTCCGGCTAATGTGCTCAGTACCTTCCGTCTGAGTTCTGATTCAAAGCGTGAAAGCCAAGGACGCAGAGTCTGGGTTACCAGTTGCAAATTCTCCTGCACCAGGTTGGCGTTGGATATCTTCTGAGTGTCGCCAACCAGATGGGGTGCGATTCTGAAGATCGCGGCAATGTCTGCACGCTGGTAATTGCGAGTCTCAAGGAATTGACTATCCTCTGCACTGATGCCTAGCTTTTCAATCTTCATGTCTGCGTCAAGAATTGCGACTCTATGCTGACTGCTACCCGTCTGGAGTGTTTCCCAATCCGCACGCATCTTGGCTTTGTCTTCGGCCTTTACTTTTGCCGTGGTCGTAATCGCCAACGCTGGAACTGCCGAACTTTTGAATAGGGTGCTTCCGTAACGCTCTGCTGCCCTTGCTAGACCAATGGATTGGCGTGCCGCATGGATTGGGCTGAGTCCAATAAGTCCACAGATGCTGATACCCAGGAAGTGCAGAACGTCTTTGCCTTTTAGCAGCCTAGCAACACCGTCACCATCAGTGGTGCGATACCCAATACTCCCGTCAGGGAGACGTACAGGATTGGTCAGTTCAGGTCGTAGAGGCCAGAATGCAACGGGAGATCCGTTCGCTCCTGATCGCTGAATCTGTGCATATGCGTTTCCGTGAAGGCAAACCCAAGTTGTCATTAGTTCCCAAAAGGACACAGCAGTCTGCTCGTCTGAGGGACTATCACGAAGCAATTTATATACAGGATGCGAGATTGCTTCCTGTCTTCCGTTTGCAGTGCGCGAATATAGTTTGCACGGCAGGCTTCCTAGAGATTCTGCCAGGATCCGTACGCAAGCCCAAACGGTACTGACCTGCATTGAGTTCTGGGGTGTAATTATTTCGCCTGCATCAGAGTTCGTTCCGAATCCGAAGACCGATTGCCAATTACCAGGCACAGGCAGTGAAAAGCCGTTCTCGCTGCGTTTCTCAGTTTTGGTTGTAGGCATTGAGAGCCCTAGCGTAATCATTTCTTGTTTTGTCCTATTCTGGTTTCGGGTGAGTGTGCGGCCAGCGTTCGTGGAAGTGTTCATCCAGTTCCCGCATCTCCTGCTCAAACTCATCCCAACGCTTTTCTTCCTCAGTTCGTGTGTCTGAATCAGGCTTAGGATTGGGGCTGGATGCGGGAGTATTAATGCCATCAGCAACGCCACCTTTGAACGCCTCTAGCAAACTGATAAGCTTCGTCATCTCTGCACTCTTCAGACCATCCGTTCTAAGCTTCACTGTCAGCTTCACAGCAACCTCAACCAGAAGCCTGTCCGAATGACTGAGAGCAGGAGATTGCTTGACAATTTCTGCCCATACCTTCTTTTCGTCGGCAGTCAAATGGGCGGGGGCTCTACCGATGGCAGCAGTCGGAGGTTTTGCAGATTGTGCCGCCTGTGCCGCCATCTCAGCCTCGATTCTGGCCTTATAGCGGCCTTTATTTTGCTGATAGGTTCCACTAAGCATGAGTTCTTGAATGGTCTTGCGAGGTGTTGGCATTTGCTAACTTCCTTCGGTCTTTTGCGTCTAAATTTGCAGTAACACTTTCACTTTTCCGCGACCATCCGAGCCCAAACAACGTTGAGGCTGGATGGTCATTTTTTTGATGAGTGGTTTAGACCGAAATGCGACTCGTGGCTAGTCTCGGAACCTTAAGGCTTCAAGTATTTACCCACCCCTATTGCACTTTTCCAGCAACTTGCGAGAGGACTCCTATTGCGTAGTCTCTGGAAGAGCTGCCCCATTTTGACGCACGCCACGTTGCCGTCACAACACTACGGCAAACTCGACATCATGAGGTGTTTACGAATGCCGGTGAAGACAAGTTGGTGCTAGAATTGTCCGCTTTTCAATAGTGAAAGCAAGGGCCGCGCAGTTAAATCCAAAACAAGCGAGGCATGTATATGGGTTTTATTCTTTGCATATTTTACGGCGGGAAGATGCACTGTCATCCGATCCCAATTTATGAAATTCCAATAACCCTCGTGCACGGACCAGGTCCTGTAAATTACCAGCCGTTGATTCACGATTTAACTCTGGTAGCCTCGATTCAGGCCGCAGCAAATAAAGTACAAGATAAAAAGGTGGGTGCTGCCTTGAGCCAAGGAATACAAGAGGCTGTGAAGGCCATCCAAGCTCGTGCCGGTGAAGGCATTGAGATCAAGGCCATACAAGCCAAAGGCCAGTAAGCGTGAAAAGGGCGGGAGGGTTTGCGCTCAACCGTCCTTTGTCACCGAGATGACGGGGTTGAAAGAACGCCCTGATTGAAGTCAAGCGAAATCCTGTTAGCTTCCGGCACTTAACGTCACAGGCCCACTGATCTTGAGTTTCACACTCCAACCCACAGCTTTGCTGGTGTCAACGCTGATGTCACGACTCTGCACCAATGCACTGAAGCCATAGGTATCCCCCACGGTTGTTTGTCCAGCTTGCACGTTGATCGGAAGAACCAACTTAAAGTCATATTTGAGACCAGATGCGAACGCTGCCTCTACTGCAACCTGCCCAGCGTCAGAGGCTACGCGATTACCACTAATGTCTAGTGTGCCGTTATCCCTCATCGTGGTGATGAATTCAGAATCAGCCCCTGACTGGAAGTTAGATACATCGTCTGTGGACCACTGAGCCCCAGAGATACCAGACGATTTAATTTCTCCAATCGTTACGAACGTGGGAGACCCACCTGCTCCAGTGACACCACCAATGCTGAGAGATGAACCGCGACCTGCCTGAGCCCTGCTGCCCGTGTATGACATTTACTGCTCCTTAAATGTTGAAAGCCACCTGTGAGGGTGGCTGTTGATTAATGCTGCTCATGCTCGGTCCCAGAAATCAATCCATAGTCGTCTTGTGCGTGGAGTGTGTAGGATCTGGTACCTGCCTGCCAAGGTTCCCGTACTTCGACCAGGAATCTCGTTGAACTCAATTAGTTCTGCATCTGCCAATTCGTTACGTGCTGCCACAAACTCGGATGCGTTCATATACTTCTTTTGCATCAGTTTGGAATCTGGAAAATTTCTGCGAGTCACTCCCCAAAACAACATTGTGTTCGCAATATATCCATAGAGGCGTTTTGCTGCCACAGATAACTTGTCTTGGTGTTCAATACTCAGAAGTTCTTGCGGTCCAAGGTGCTTAAACGGGATCGGTAGATGTTCAGCGTCGTTATAGTTTGTCATTGGTTCTAATGCCTTCATGGAATTTGGATGAAGCCAGCGAGAAGGAGCGCAGGTCGTGGACAATCAACCGCGCATTCAACTTGTGTGGAGAAAAAAAGAATGGGTGCAGGAGCACTTAACCTGATCTTGCGAATCGAATCGCTACCGAGGGAACTACCTGACCAAACCAGTTGGTCAATCGGCTGCCCATCTAAGGGCTAGATTCAGGAGAGTGCGTCACTGCACCCATTTAAGGGTGGGCTATGTCAGGCCCGAACAGCACGTTTGAAAGAAGGGAGCGTAACCACCCGAGAGAACGTGCTGCCCATGAACGAACAAACCACGGAAAGGTCACCAAAGAGAATGAGGCTCTTTGGATATGAAACGCAGTTGTGTTCGGTCAATCTTGTTATTAATAATCTTTTATGCTGCTTTTCCTTGCCGGCATTACTTGCACCACGGTTTAGGTCTCTGGAAAGTTCAGATAGGCGTATTCGCCGTGTAGCTCTTTGGCTACCTTGTCGTAGGCTTTCGCTGCCTCTATCTCTGTCATGTGACGGCCTAACCACTTCATTACGCCGTTGACTCTGATATGTGCCGCCCATTGCTTTGTGTGCCAGGGATCTATTCCTGAAACACCCTTGTACCTTGAATTCTGTCTAGGTGTGCATTTCTTCCAGGCCGCCTGCTCCTTGGTTCCGACCAGCAGATTAGACTTTCTGCAATCCAGAGTGTCAGGGGTCCGATGGAACACCGTCATGCTGTCCGGAGGATTCATCAGGAAACGATGGAGCAGAATCGCTGACTGTTTACCGCCTGTTCGGTAGACGTTGGCACGGAAATATACAGTCCCGTTTCTTTCCTTGTGAGCGTGCCAGTTGTGTTCTGCCACTCTGTCCACGTCCTCAAGGTCAATCAGCACATGGAACTGACCGAGCTTGCCAGTGATAACCAGAACAGCTTCGTCATTCTTAACAAGAACCGAACTCATGGGAACCATTGAAAACAGGCTGGAAGATTTACAAATTTCGCCAAAGAATCTCAAGGTTAGCAGATTGGGTTTAAGTTGTTAACTCTTGTGTTTTCAGTCTTTATATTCTTGTTATTAACAGGGTTGTTAGAGTATGGACGCAATGATGGTTAACCCCCATCGTTTTGAACATGCTGTGTGACACGCATGGACTATAACGAGCACTGGTTTAACTAGACAGGGTTGAAAGTCTTGACTGCCATCAAGATCATCTGGGGCCTAAATTTACGGTCTCTAGTGGGATGTGCACCCTAACCCAACCGCCTAGTCCTCACGGCTCTAGGATTCGTCCGTCGTCTATTACCGGACACCTGCGTTGCTTATCAGACAACGGCTTTAGCCATCCAATGTGCAATGATTGCACTCCAGACAACTGGCACCACTGGGGTATCGTTAGAATCCCGTGGGAACATCTTCATCATTCAGTTTCAGATTGCCCACGGCTTCTGACGGTTGTTCAGAGTTCTGCCATGTGTGGGGTCTGTCTGTTTGGCTTTCATGAGGAAGAGGAATTATTCTCTCTACCCCTTACATAGATATAGAACTGTCACACTTGTCCAAAATGCATCCAAACCCGAAAATTAAATGAAAATACTTCAATTTATTTTCGATAGAGGGCAGAATCCTTTGTCACGTATTGCAAGGATTCTGCCCTCATCTCATTGATTAGTCAGGGGCAGCTTAGGCACTGGGAAGCCACTTCAGCTTTACCCTCATCCGCTCCACACGCTTGCGAACAGTAGCGGGGTTCATTCCCAGCCCCTTGGCAATCTCTGCACAGTTGGAGCCTGCCTGTAGCTGGTTGGCAATCAGCCGATTGGTTCCTGTGACCCAATCAGGCAACTTCTCTACCGTCTTGAGGTCAGGAGGTTGAACATAGCGAGAGGCTGGATGGTGGCGTTCTTCATCATGAATATATTGCCTGATGACATCTGGATGTTCCTCTTCTTCACCAAACTCAGTCTCAACCAAAAAAGGAACCATGCCGGCGTAATTTGCATTGATCTCCCGTTTGGCATCACATCCAACCGTGTGGCAGATTGTTGTAAGCCAGGCGCAGAAATCGCCGGGTCCACCAACAAACTTATTGAGACCGTTGCAGACTTTCATGGCTACTATCTGCGAGTAATCATCTTCATCTTTGAATGCGTCAGGCAAACCGTGGATTGCACCTTTGATCTTCTTCTTAGCAAAATCAATGACACAATCAAGCAAATATTCCCCGGCTATTTCATGGGCGTTATTTTCAGTTACAAACGGGTCGATGAAGTTTGCATACGCCTTCTCAATCCCGTCTTTGTTGCGACGGTACTGAATTGCTTCTAGGCTGTTCCCTCTACCATCCCCAGTATCGAGCCAGGATTGCTCAGGGGCGTCTTCTGAGTCTTCAATGGGCTCTGAGTACCCTGATTTCGTGATAGGGCATCCAGGTGACATTGTTGTAGGGAATGGATTACGCCTGATCGTTTCAATGTAGACACGCCGTTCTGTGCAGGCTGGTTCGATGTAACCGCACTGCTCAGGGAAGCTGACGTACAACGTCTTGCGGGGTCTCTTGGTGCCAACGATGGAGTCATAACGAGCCGCTGTCTTCTGCATCAGTTCCGGCCACCATGCCATTGTTTGGTCTGCCTTGGTCCTGTGGTCTGGTGTCCAGTTGTGTTCAGGCTGTGGGAAGAAGTCGCTGGGGATAGTCCTTGGTCGGCATGTGGGAATTGCTTTATGAGCTGCGGCCATTAGTCCTGTTCCTCAACTGAGCAGAGGCTTGCGTGAGGAGTCCTAGCGAATTTCTGAAGGGCAGATGGAAGGAACATAACTTTACTTCCATGTCGCACAGAGTCGAGAAGGCCGTTGGCCACACACGCATCCAAAGTTCTTAACGAGACACTCAAGGCAAATGCGGCTGATCGACGGTCATAAAGAAACTTCGGAACTGCTGGTTTGTCAGTGAGATAGGTGTTATCTGCGCTGGCGTGAATGGTGTCAATAATGCCAGCCATAGGGACAGGCATAGCAATAGATTCAATAGAATCAATCATTTGGAGATATTCCTTTGTATTTATTGGGTTTATTTCAAGGTAGAGATATCCTGTCCTCGGCAAGGCTCAGGGCCATTAGACACAGGCACAAGGCACAGGAGAGGCAGCATATCCATTATGGATAGTTAATAGTGAATAGACTAAGTGTTTGAATCTAAAACGGTTACGTGTTTGTGGTTTCTATAAGTGTCCTTGGTTTTTTAGTATTATCCTTTGTTTTGAGCTATTTACAGTAATGATGCTGTAAACACAACTCTCCCCACATCTCATTTAAAGGTGTACACTAATAATACGTTAGTGGGTTGACTTTTGTCAAGTACCGGCAAAGTGGAGGGAACAAACAAAAAAAAAGCCCAGAAACCGCCTTCAAGGTCAAAATAGTTCAATTTATTTCATGCCAGTGCGCTCGGATGCTGTTCCCTGCTCATTATCCCCATACACATATAGGTGGTAAAAGTGACCTAAATCCTCTGACACGAACAGAAAAATAAGTTCATTCTGCCTTCTTCCTGCCTCTACTTCTCAAGCTGTCTGAGCCCTTCCATTGCTAACCGCATGGTCTTCTCGTTCAGGTGGATGTATCGGGCTGATGTTTGGGCTGACTTGTGACCGGCTGCCTTCATGATGACGAACGCATTCGCGCCGTTCTCAGCCAACCGTGTGCAGAAACTGTGCCGCAGATCATGCCAGCGGAAATTCTTAATCCTCGCCCGTCTGAGTGCAGAGGCAAACCATTTTTTATTATCTGCAATGGCAAAAACTAAATCAGGAGCAGAATTGTTTGGCTTACCCGCTACTCTGCGCTTGCGATGAAGAGAGAGTGACTTGAGTCCTCGGAACGCCTTGAATACGTCTTCGTTCATGTAAACAACGCGATCCGTGTTTGTCTTCGTGTTGCGAACCATTATTTTCTTTTCTTCAAACTCAACATCTGGCCAGGGCAGACTGTACTGTTCACCCCGACGCAATCCTGCTCCAAGCGCAATGTCCAACTCGTAGATGTGGTGCTGTGCTCTCTCCTTCAGGGTCGTCTTCGTGGGTCCGCAGGCGTCAACATCGGCCTGCAGAACTTTACGCAACCGCGCCTCTTCCTTTTCAGAGAGCGCCCTGATTACACCTTCACCCACTGGCTCGGATGCCACATCCCTAGCCGGATTGACGGAAACCTTACCCTTCCGTATGCCATGCCGATACACACCTGAGAATGTCGTCTTGAGCCTGTTACGGGTCGCTGGAGCCCTGTCTATGTTCTCCAACCAATCGGAAATCTCATGCGCCTTCACCCCAGAGGCGATTCTGCTCCCAAACTCTTTTTTGATTTGCCCTAGTCGTCTAGGTGGGTTCTCTTGGTCCTTGTACTTCTTGGGATTCTTCTGGATGTGGTTCAGCAAAAGGTCACAGAGGTGGGAAACCGTGACACCTGCTATTTCTGCCTCCACCTCGTCTTTTGTTCTCGCGGTTTGCTTGGCCGTCTCTGGAACAGAACCATTGCCAGACGAACGGATGTATCGAACCTTTTCCAAATAGGCAACAGCATCCTCCCTCCTGCCTATTCTCTTACGCACCAGATGCCCGTGGAGGCGATAGCGGACGTACCAGATACCTGAGCCCTCATTCTTCTCGTAAACGCCTGCTACAGCCTTTCCTGTGCGTTTCTTTCTGGGTGCGGGGTGGGTGGGGTGGGTCATGGCAGTCATGCAGAAGAGTCCTCCAGCCGCCATAATACCTGTCTGGGGATACAAAAGGGATACTAATTTCCGATTATGCTGCAACTCAATGCGCTGTATTGCTCATGAGGCTTCATTTTATACATCAATGTTTAGAGGGGTTTAATACGTATTGAGATGCATAAAGAGGCACTGTGTGTCAGCAATGTAATCGCCCTTTTAAGGCGTTGGTCCTGGGTTCGAGCCCCAGCGCTCTCACCATCACTCCCCGAGGCGCTGATCGTTGCCCATCGCTTCCCTTAATAAATTCTCTCTTCGTTCTGGCAGTCCTCGGACGCGTATAAGTTAGCTCATGCAACCTAGTGTTCCATGTACCGATTTGGGACACAGCCCTCGATCATGGGAACCACCCGCAGAGTTATCCACAGCAATTCTGTCAAGCCCCCCAGACACCGAATTCGCCCGTCAATCAAGGGTATTCGTGTGCCGATTAATTCCACCCAACCCGCTAAACTAGTTTGTAGAGACTAAAAGAAAGTCCCGCCCTCACCAAGGCCTCCCTCTACCGCTCCGAATTGGCAGGATCAGTGAAAATTAGCGTTAAGTATTTAGAATTAATACTTTGCCTTTAACTTGTTTACTTGGAATACTTTAGCGGCAACAATCTTCTATATTATTGCAAACAGGATACTTACATATTGATCGGGGGAGGGGGGACGACCGGGGCAATCTTCCATCT encodes:
- a CDS encoding HK97 family phage prohead protease gives rise to the protein MNNKELRHLPVEELRISKPAADGKRTLSGRAIVFNQRSQDLGNFREVISPDAVTDTLNSGKNVLLLHNHDSGQILGSTRAGNLRLTTDSKGVSFTCPIDTRQSYANDLAISIERGDTAGCSFGFYCTRDSWKDDKGTAIRTVEALELTELTVTANPAYLQTQVDVRSCPKELRSLLAKRSNEDGCDCDCLMCVAGDCSQCLDSDCEDPACRVNGCPAQNEDRSILNKADEELWKLRMQVQILKLK
- a CDS encoding phage portal protein: MSLSRRCGNWMNTSTNAGRTLTRNQNRTKQEMITLGLSMPTTKTEKRSENGFSLPVPGNWQSVFGFGTNSDAGEIITPQNSMQVSTVWACVRILAESLGSLPCKLYSRTANGRQEAISHPVYKLLRDSPSDEQTAVSFWELMTTWVCLHGNAYAQIQRSGANGSPVAFWPLRPELTNPVRLPDGSIGYRTTDGDGVARLLKGKDVLHFLGISICGLIGLSPIHAARQSIGLARAAERYGSTLFKSSAVPALAITTTAKVKAEDKAKMRADWETLQTGSSQHRVAILDADMKIEKLGISAEDSQFLETRNYQRADIAAIFRIAPHLVGDTQKISNANLVQENLQLVTQTLRPWLSRFESELRRKVLSTLAGNYDVEFDTTELTRGDSVAESAAFTAGVQGGWLSPAEVRHALNLNPGPECLNAYRVPVNYQNAETLLDTQSIQDEPVGPDSGLAPADSNEGQKDE
- a CDS encoding AP2 domain-containing protein, whose protein sequence is MSSVLVKNDEAVLVITGKLGQFHVLIDLEDVDRVAEHNWHAHKERNGTVYFRANVYRTGGKQSAILLHRFLMNPPDSMTVFHRTPDTLDCRKSNLLVGTKEQAAWKKCTPRQNSRYKGVSGIDPWHTKQWAAHIRVNGVMKWLGRHMTEIEAAKAYDKVAKELHGEYAYLNFPET
- a CDS encoding tyrosine-type recombinase/integrase, whose amino-acid sequence is MTAMTHPTHPAPRKKRTGKAVAGVYEKNEGSGIWYVRYRLHGHLVRKRIGRREDAVAYLEKVRYIRSSGNGSVPETAKQTARTKDEVEAEIAGVTVSHLCDLLLNHIQKNPKKYKDQENPPRRLGQIKKEFGSRIASGVKAHEISDWLENIDRAPATRNRLKTTFSGVYRHGIRKGKVSVNPARDVASEPVGEGVIRALSEKEEARLRKVLQADVDACGPTKTTLKERAQHHIYELDIALGAGLRRGEQYSLPWPDVEFEEKKIMVRNTKTNTDRVVYMNEDVFKAFRGLKSLSLHRKRRVAGKPNNSAPDLVFAIADNKKWFASALRRARIKNFRWHDLRHSFCTRLAENGANAFVIMKAAGHKSAQTSARYIHLNEKTMRLAMEGLRQLEK